TGGACGGTGCACACGCAGATTCTGCCACCCGGCGAAGAGACCAAATCCGCCGCCCATCTCACCGCGCTCCACGATTGGGCGCTCGAACTCGGGCTCGACCGGAAGACGCCTCTCCTCGCGCTCGGCGGCGGCGTCGTCGGCGACCTCGCGGGGTTCGCGGCGGCTACGCTGCTGCGCGGGCTCCCGCTCGTCCACCTCCCGACGACGCTCGTAGCGCAGGCCGACAGCGCCATCGGCGGCAAGACGGGGATCAATCACGCGACGGGCAAGAACCTCATCGGCACGTTCTGGCAACCGCGCTTTGTACTCGCCGATCCGGCCACGCTCCAGACCCTCCCCGAGCGCGAGTGGACGAGCGGGCTCGCCGAAGTCGTCAAAGCCGCCCTCATCGCCGACGCCGACTTCTTCGCGTGGCTCGACGCTCGGTGGGAGGACGTGATGGCGCGCGAGCCCGAGGCCGTCGCCGCGCTCGTTCGCCGCGCGGCGGGGATCAAAGCCGAGATCGTCGCCGAGGACGAGCGGGAGGCGGGGCGGCGGGCGCTCCTCAACTTCGGGCACACGTTCGGCCACGCGATCGAGCGGGCGGCGGGCTACGGGACGTTTACGCACGGCGAGGCCGTGGCGGTCGGGATGCGGGCCGCGCTGCACCTCTCGCACGCGCTCCGGCCCGACGCATCGTTCGACCGCGCCGATGCGCTCGTTGCCCGGTTACCCGTCCCGTCCGGCCTCGCGACGATTCCCACGGCCGCACTCACCACTGCGATGCAGACGGACAAGAAGCGCGACGCGGGGCAGCTCCGGTTCGTCGTGCTCGATGAAATCGGACGGGCGCGGCTCGCCGACGGCGTGACGCCGGAGGCCGTGGCGGCGGCGTGGGCGTACGCGAAGAACACGCGATATTCGGCGGACGGCGCGCGCTGACCGTAGCGGCGGGCACTTCTTCCCCGTTCTTCGGTTCTCGCGTCGTGCGAGGGAAAACGCAGTCCTCCCCGTGCAGCCGCAGCGTGCAGCCGCAGCGTGCAGCTCAGACGCAGCATGCTGCGTCTCTACCTCTACTCCCGTGCGATTCCTGATCCGACTTCCGGCCCGCGTGCTGACGGCGGTGGCGCTCCTCGCCTTCGCCGCCGTGCTGCTGTTCTTCGGGCTGACGCGGACGCAGGTCGGGCGCGACGGGCTGCGCGGACAGATCGAGCGGGCGTTCGCCGAGCAGTTCCGCGGCAGCATCGAAATCGGCCAGTTGACGGGCAACCTCGTCTACGACCTCTACGCCACCGACGTCCGGCTGCTCGACCCCGAGGGCCGCGTCGTGCTCGCCGCCGATTCCGTCGTCGTCGCGCCGACGTGGTGGGGGCTCGTCCGACGGAAGCTCGTGATCGACGACGCGACGGTCTTCCGGCCGCGCATCGACCTCGTCCGCAGCGACAGCGGGCGGTGGAACCTCGCCGACGTGTTCGCCTCGCGGAAGCCGCGCACGGGGCCGAGCAACCCGCTGGACTTTTCGGCCCCGTCGATCCGACTCGTCGACGCCGTGCTCACGACGCAGCGCGAGGGCGAGGCACCCGCCATCGTGCAGCGCGGCACGCTCTTCGACTACACCACGGCGACGGTCACCGACCTCGACCTCCGCGCCGACCTCCGGTGGAGCCGGGAGCAGCGGCTGATCCGCGTTCGGGAGCTGTCGGCCTCGTTCGTGGAGCCTAACGTCCAGATTCGGCGGTTCGAAGGCGCGCTCGACTTCTCGGACGGTGACGTGCGGCTGCGCGACATCGAACTCGCGCTGAGGGATAGTTGGCTCGCGGGCGATTTCTCGCTCGTGCGTTCCGACGATGACCGTCCGCGTGTTTTTGCCCTCTTGCTGGAGCCGAGCCGGATCGTCGGCGACGAGCTGCGGCGGATCGTGCCGGCGTCGCCGCTCGCCGACGCGGTGGAGATCGCGGCCGAGGCGCGTGGCCCGCTCGACGACCTCACCGTGGACTTCCTCACGCTCGAACGCGGCGCGACCGACCTCCGGCTCGAAGGCTCGCTCACCGGACTGCCCGATTCCGCCGCCTTCGCCGTGACGACACTGGGCTCGACGCTCCACCCGCGCGACGTCGAGGCGCTGCTGCCGACGCTCCGGCTGCCGGACCTTCGCGGGCTTGGCACCGTCGCGGTGCAGGGCGATGCGACCGGGGCCGTCGGCGGCGGGCGCGGGTTCCGCGTTGCCTCGGCGCTCGACGTGCGGACGGACGCGGGCCGGGCCGACGGGACGTTCCGTCTGCGGCAGCGTCCGGGCCGCGCCCTCGCCTATTCCGTCGACGCCGACGTGCGCAATCTCGATCCCGGCCGCATCCTCGCCGACCCCGCCCTCGCAGGCGATCTCACGGGCCGCGTCGCGCTCG
Above is a genomic segment from Rhodothermales bacterium containing:
- the aroB gene encoding 3-dehydroquinate synthase; this encodes MRPDSAPPVPVPLGGGRTYAIHLRPLADAPALLHEAGLRVGPCLVVTDANVAALYLRPLREAVEAAGWTVHTQILPPGEETKSAAHLTALHDWALELGLDRKTPLLALGGGVVGDLAGFAAATLLRGLPLVHLPTTLVAQADSAIGGKTGINHATGKNLIGTFWQPRFVLADPATLQTLPEREWTSGLAEVVKAALIADADFFAWLDARWEDVMAREPEAVAALVRRAAGIKAEIVAEDEREAGRRALLNFGHTFGHAIERAAGYGTFTHGEAVAVGMRAALHLSHALRPDASFDRADALVARLPVPSGLATIPTAALTTAMQTDKKRDAGQLRFVVLDEIGRARLADGVTPEAVAAAWAYAKNTRYSADGAR